The following proteins come from a genomic window of Methanocella conradii HZ254:
- a CDS encoding glycosyltransferase — protein MRIAVFTDTFVPQVNGVVNAVRQFDRMLSAAGHTVEVFTEGKKPGVYVIDGVDVHRYRAFTFLPYPEFEYAVDIIGPVRDATRFKPDVVHTHTPFVMGYCAWRTAKRLGVPLVGTFHTPVDEYVVYLSKRFKLSRLILRRIARAYQNWFYDKCDVIIVPARSAAGYLDVKGKRIEVVSNGLDLSRYGVAGRQEFREKFGLGDAPVILHGGRLSFEKRIDGVIKAMPLVLKEAPDAKLLIVGKGPARSSLEALVAKLGLQASVVFAGYVSDEDFPRAFAAADVLALNSPVETQSLIVLEAFATGLPVVGANAGAIPDAVVPGENGFLFDTDDSEAIARHLVRIIKDKTLREKLRDGALRTASQHSLEKSASRLLEIYDSIKNRAGDIFL, from the coding sequence ATGAGAATAGCGGTGTTCACTGACACGTTCGTGCCCCAGGTGAATGGGGTGGTAAACGCCGTCCGACAGTTCGACAGGATGCTTTCTGCAGCGGGCCATACGGTTGAGGTCTTTACCGAGGGGAAGAAGCCGGGGGTATATGTGATTGATGGCGTCGATGTGCACCGCTATAGGGCTTTCACGTTCCTGCCCTACCCGGAGTTCGAATACGCCGTGGACATTATAGGGCCGGTGAGGGACGCTACCAGGTTCAAGCCGGACGTGGTTCACACCCATACCCCGTTCGTCATGGGGTACTGTGCGTGGCGCACGGCGAAGCGGCTGGGTGTGCCGCTGGTGGGCACTTTCCACACGCCAGTGGACGAGTACGTCGTGTACCTGTCAAAGCGCTTTAAGCTGAGCCGCCTTATCTTAAGGCGTATAGCGCGGGCTTACCAGAACTGGTTTTACGATAAGTGCGACGTCATAATCGTCCCCGCAAGGTCGGCCGCCGGGTACCTTGACGTGAAGGGCAAGCGTATAGAGGTGGTGTCCAACGGCCTGGACCTTTCCAGGTATGGGGTGGCTGGCAGGCAGGAGTTCAGGGAGAAGTTCGGGCTGGGCGACGCCCCGGTGATATTGCATGGCGGCCGGCTGAGCTTCGAGAAGCGCATAGACGGGGTGATAAAGGCCATGCCCCTGGTCTTAAAGGAGGCCCCTGACGCTAAGCTGCTCATCGTGGGCAAGGGCCCGGCCAGGAGTTCACTGGAGGCTTTAGTGGCTAAGCTGGGGCTTCAGGCATCGGTGGTTTTTGCAGGCTATGTGAGCGATGAGGACTTCCCCAGGGCTTTTGCAGCCGCGGACGTCCTCGCCCTCAACTCGCCCGTGGAGACGCAATCTCTAATCGTCCTGGAGGCGTTCGCCACCGGCCTGCCCGTTGTCGGCGCCAACGCGGGGGCCATACCTGACGCCGTGGTGCCCGGAGAGAACGGGTTCTTATTTGACACGGACGATAGCGAGGCGATAGCCCGACACCTTGTACGCATAATAAAAGACAAAACTCTTAGAGAAAAGCTCAGGGATGGCGCTCTCAGGACCGCCTCTCAGCACTCCCTGGAAAAAAGCGCCAGCAGGCTGCTCGAAATATACGATTCAATAAAAAATAGGGCAGGAGACATTTTCTTATGA
- a CDS encoding DNA topoisomerase VI subunit B — protein sequence MMRKTARELASEMKEISFSEFIAANPHLVGFESSLKMIPMSIHELVTNSLDACEAAGILPEIWVDLKAIDEKGRLKRYRLTVRDNGPGIPPKNVPPVFGKLLYGSKFGARKQSRGQQGIGVSAVVLISQIKTGEHTIVKSSTDGRTAHVYELTMDVNRNAARIHRTYKEKAGGWRGVEARVVLEAQFTARIREYLELTAAINPHLALHYDGVDEKDRLEVERRTDALPPKPVETKPHPLGIDYDLLSKMAARTGHKRLYDFLKGEFDRMRPETARKVIQSCHFDVDKHPSSLSRQEVLELVEAMRNVEVPPPSPECLSPVGEEVLVKGVIGRLRPEFIEAVTRKPCAMRGQPFLVEAIIAYGCEADIGGSPDPVTGVSIHRFVNRVPLLFSESSDVIIKAARDAGLGRYEVTPESRSHLFVHIAGVNIPYTSESKEAIKPVDEYYDEVKLAIQECGRKVSKRIRQARKAEESFMKGRKRALIHSLLLREINRFAGKKVADEAYAEAFGFEGLLEEVVAKFGLDVLRLRRSSKSVEEVEDAATAA from the coding sequence ATGATGAGAAAAACGGCCAGAGAGCTGGCAAGCGAGATGAAGGAGATATCCTTCAGCGAGTTCATCGCAGCAAACCCACATCTCGTGGGGTTCGAGAGCTCGCTAAAGATGATACCCATGTCCATCCACGAGCTCGTGACGAATTCTCTGGACGCCTGCGAGGCCGCTGGCATACTGCCCGAGATATGGGTGGACTTGAAGGCAATCGATGAGAAGGGCCGGCTGAAGCGGTACCGCCTGACCGTCAGGGATAACGGGCCGGGCATACCGCCGAAGAACGTCCCGCCCGTTTTCGGCAAGCTATTATACGGCAGCAAGTTCGGGGCTCGTAAACAGTCTAGAGGCCAGCAGGGCATCGGCGTCTCAGCCGTGGTACTAATTTCACAAATAAAGACGGGGGAGCACACGATCGTCAAGTCATCGACGGATGGCAGGACGGCCCACGTATACGAGCTCACGATGGACGTCAACAGGAACGCCGCCCGCATCCATCGCACATATAAAGAGAAGGCGGGGGGCTGGAGGGGTGTCGAGGCCAGAGTGGTCCTGGAGGCGCAGTTCACGGCGAGAATCAGGGAGTACCTCGAGCTTACGGCGGCCATAAACCCCCACCTGGCGCTGCACTACGACGGAGTTGACGAAAAGGATAGGCTGGAGGTCGAGCGCCGGACCGATGCCCTTCCCCCTAAGCCAGTCGAGACAAAGCCCCACCCACTGGGCATTGACTATGACCTGTTGAGCAAAATGGCCGCCCGCACCGGGCATAAGCGATTATATGATTTCCTGAAGGGCGAGTTCGACCGTATGCGCCCCGAGACCGCCAGAAAGGTCATACAGAGCTGCCATTTTGACGTAGATAAGCATCCATCCAGCTTAAGCCGGCAAGAGGTGTTGGAGCTTGTGGAGGCCATGCGCAACGTGGAGGTACCCCCGCCTTCGCCTGAATGTCTCTCCCCCGTGGGAGAGGAAGTCCTCGTCAAGGGCGTCATCGGCAGGCTCAGGCCCGAATTCATCGAGGCGGTGACCAGGAAGCCCTGCGCCATGAGGGGCCAGCCATTCCTCGTCGAGGCCATAATAGCCTATGGATGCGAGGCAGACATCGGCGGCTCCCCTGACCCGGTGACGGGCGTGTCAATCCACAGGTTCGTGAACCGCGTCCCATTGCTGTTCTCAGAGTCGAGCGACGTCATCATTAAGGCGGCGAGGGACGCCGGCCTCGGCCGGTACGAGGTCACCCCGGAGTCGCGCTCCCACCTCTTCGTCCACATTGCAGGGGTGAATATACCATATACGAGCGAGAGCAAGGAGGCAATCAAGCCTGTAGACGAGTACTACGATGAGGTAAAGCTGGCCATCCAGGAATGTGGGCGTAAGGTCTCGAAGCGAATCCGCCAGGCCAGGAAGGCCGAGGAAAGCTTCATGAAGGGCAGGAAGAGGGCGCTAATCCATTCGCTGCTTCTGCGCGAGATCAACCGCTTTGCAGGGAAGAAAGTGGCGGACGAGGCTTATGCAGAGGCATTCGGCTTCGAAGGCCTGCTAGAAGAGGTCGTGGCCAAGTTTGGGCTGGACGTCTTGCGCCTTCGCCGCTCAAGTAAAAGCGTGGAGGAGGTGGAGGACGCGGCCACGGCCGCATAG